In Streptomyces puniciscabiei, a single genomic region encodes these proteins:
- a CDS encoding class F sortase, whose translation MSDDGAPKPGRERLISGLTWAVLLFGLWLWGRGLTGVPHPTDGPATGNLFALTPAEAARLPSPAQPLGDAVPQRVDIPQLGVQAPVVSRGLDTQGAVDPPPLDQPGVVGWYGAGTAPGARGAALLVGHVDTETRPAVFYKLSTLKPGETVRVVRSDGRVARFTIDDVRVLPRAGFDAHQAYGPHHPGRAELRLITCGGSFDRAAHSYTANVVVSAYLTATTG comes from the coding sequence ATGTCCGACGACGGCGCGCCCAAGCCCGGAAGGGAGCGGCTCATCAGCGGCCTGACCTGGGCAGTCCTGCTGTTCGGGCTGTGGCTGTGGGGGCGCGGGCTGACCGGCGTACCGCACCCCACGGACGGCCCCGCCACGGGGAACCTGTTCGCCCTCACACCCGCCGAGGCCGCCCGGCTGCCCAGCCCGGCCCAGCCGCTCGGCGACGCCGTGCCCCAGCGCGTCGACATCCCCCAGCTGGGCGTCCAGGCGCCGGTGGTGAGCCGCGGCCTGGACACCCAGGGTGCCGTCGACCCGCCCCCGCTCGACCAGCCCGGCGTGGTCGGCTGGTACGGCGCCGGCACCGCACCCGGCGCCCGGGGCGCGGCGCTCCTGGTCGGACACGTCGACACCGAGACCCGGCCCGCGGTCTTCTACAAGCTCAGCACTCTCAAGCCCGGCGAGACGGTCCGGGTGGTCCGCTCGGACGGCAGGGTCGCCCGGTTCACCATCGACGACGTCCGCGTCCTGCCCCGCGCCGGCTTCGACGCCCACCAGGCCTACGGCCCCCACCATCCCGGCCGCGCCGAGCTGCGCCTCATCACCTGCGGCGGCTCCTTCGACCGCGCCGCCCACAGCTACACGGCCAACGTCGTGGTCTCCGCCTACCTCACCGCAACCACCGGCTGA